A window of the Candidatus Microthrix parvicella Bio17-1 genome harbors these coding sequences:
- a CDS encoding MnhB domain-containing protein: MRRSMVLESLVRVVFPSAMVLALYLLFAGHNQPGGGFVGGLVAGAAFALRYAAGGLDEVRRVGRVPGRYFVGAGLFLAVVTSMAPLLFGGDLLQSGKIKLHPPLLGDIKLNSVLAFDIGVFGVVVGLVLMMLSAFGEAAVSEDDPAAAAPTATDSGAGAS, translated from the coding sequence GTGAGGCGCTCGATGGTGTTGGAGTCGCTGGTTCGGGTGGTGTTTCCCTCGGCGATGGTGCTGGCGCTGTATCTCCTTTTCGCGGGCCACAACCAGCCTGGCGGTGGCTTTGTCGGTGGCCTCGTGGCGGGTGCCGCATTTGCGCTCCGGTACGCGGCCGGGGGTCTCGACGAGGTTCGCCGGGTCGGTCGCGTACCCGGCCGGTACTTCGTCGGTGCCGGGCTGTTTCTGGCCGTGGTGACGTCGATGGCACCGCTGCTGTTCGGCGGTGACTTGCTGCAGAGCGGCAAGATCAAGCTGCATCCGCCGTTGCTGGGCGACATCAAGTTGAACTCGGTGCTGGCCTTCGACATCGGGGTGTTCGGGGTGGTTGTCGGCCTCGTGTTGATGATGCTCTCCGCCTTTGGTGAGGCGGCTGTTTCCGAGGACGACCCAGCCGCAGCGGCACCGACGGCCACCGACTCCGGGGCGGGCGCGTCGTGA
- a CDS encoding sodium:proton antiporter, giving the protein MSFTLALGAALLFGMGTWLLLQRRLSRIIIGLGLISHGANLLLVVSGRGGLPAFVNGAPSDPDRYIDPLPQAMLLTAIVISFGVTAFLLAMAWRSFVLTGDDLVEDDREDRRIAREDRAAAAASDEEVADTELGEVARRAAEQGTDPEVVTDHAFLEGSSRWVAEPTEPDDGGGGQ; this is encoded by the coding sequence GTGAGCTTCACACTGGCGTTGGGGGCCGCACTGCTGTTTGGTATGGGCACCTGGCTGTTGTTGCAGCGACGTCTGAGCCGCATCATCATCGGCCTCGGGCTGATCAGCCACGGGGCCAACCTGCTGTTGGTGGTTTCCGGGCGGGGTGGGCTTCCGGCCTTCGTCAACGGGGCACCCTCCGACCCCGACCGCTACATCGACCCCCTGCCGCAGGCCATGTTGCTCACCGCCATCGTCATCAGCTTCGGCGTCACAGCGTTTCTTTTGGCGATGGCCTGGCGAAGTTTCGTCTTGACCGGCGACGACCTGGTGGAGGACGACCGCGAGGACCGGCGTATCGCCCGGGAGGATCGGGCGGCCGCAGCGGCGTCGGACGAGGAGGTGGCCGATACCGAACTGGGTGAGGTGGCCCGTCGAGCCGCCGAGCAGGGCACCGATCCCGAGGTCGTCACCGACCACGCCTTTCTGGAGGGTTCCAGCCGGTGGGTCGCCGAGCCGACCGAGCCCGACGACGGGGGAGGTGGGCAATGA